In Molothrus ater isolate BHLD 08-10-18 breed brown headed cowbird chromosome 19, BPBGC_Mater_1.1, whole genome shotgun sequence, a single genomic region encodes these proteins:
- the CHAD gene encoding chondroadherin, with protein MKGSGFLLSVLSLLACLVSTMQACPPSCHCHGGDLQHVICDNAGLKKIPKVPEQTRLLNLQKNNFPILPTNGFRDMKKLVSLHLQSSRIKEISTGAFRGLKSLVYLYLTDNQISVIKPGAFDDLSDLTYLYLDKNKIPDLSKGLLSPLVNLFILHLGSNKIQELKPGVFNGAKDLRWLFLSDNALTNLLPGAMEDVENLAVLHLDKNQLSSYPVNAMSKLRVLEELKLSHNPIEVIPDNAFQSFGRYLQTLHLDNMKLKKFADNAFAGVTVLKTAHVENNRLTQLPRNFPFDKMEMLTISRNPWHCSCQLAPLRKWLKGNRTRAEDTCSTPAQHRGQPIRDTPALRSCKLPTKRSRKGSRH; from the exons ATGAAGGGGTCAGGCTTCCTTCTCAGTgtcctcagcctgctggcatGTCTCGTCTCCACCATGCAGGCATGTCCCcccagctgccactgccacGGCGGAGACCTGCAGCACGTCATCTGTGACAACGCAGGGCTGAAGAAGATCCCCAAAGTGCCTGAGCAGACACGGCTTCTCAACCTGCAGAAGAACAACTTCCCCATCCTGCCGACCAACGGCTTCCGTGACATGAAAAAGCTGGTGTCCCTGCACCTCCAGAGCTCTCGGATCAAGGAGATCTCCACCGGAGCCTTCCGGGGGCTCAAGAGCCTGGTCTACCTCTATCTCACCGACAACCAGATCAGTGTCATAAAGCCAGGAGCCTTTGATGATCTCTCTGATCTCACCTACCTGTACCTGGACAAGAACAAGATCCCAGACCTATCCAAAGGACTCCTCTCCCCTCTTGTCAACCTCTTCATCCTGCACTTGGGCAGCAATAAAATCCAGGAGCTGAAACCAGGGGTCTTCAATGGGGCTAAAGATCTGCGCTGGCTCTTCCTCTCTGACAACGCCCTCACCAACCTCCTACCTGGGGCCATGGAGGATGTAGAAAACCTTGCTGTCCTCCACCTGGACAAGAACCAGCTGAGCAGCTACCCTGTGAATGCAATGAGTAAGCTGAGAGTGCTGGAGGAACTGAAACTTTCTCATAACCCAATTGAGGTCATCCCTGACAACGCCTTCCAGTCCTTCGGGCGATACCTGCAGACACTCCACCTGGACAACATGAAACTGAAGAAG TTTGCAGACAACGCGTTTGCTGGTGTGACCGTGCTGAAAACCGCCCACGTGGAGAACAACCGGCTCACCCAACTGCCCCGAAACTTCCCTTTTGACAAAATGGAGATGCTGACAATCTCCCGaaacccctggcactgcagctgccagctggcaCCTCTGCGCAA GTGGCTGAAAGGCAACCGCACCCGTGCTGAGGACACGTgctccaccccagcccagcaccgGGGACAGCCCATCAGGGACACCCCGGCCCTCCGCTCCTGCAAGCTGCCCACCAAGAGATCTAGGAAGGGGAGCCGCCATTAA
- the EME1 gene encoding crossover junction endonuclease EME1 isoform X2, producing MVSSGSEEGVDVVPLHERVKMRVGAEPEPFNLGAYDEGEASGLCASGDLMAPGSEGLRQDPTPSREVVCDSETGTHGVERSSLCSLPVDSDRPSSPPVSRERPETSLPLKKRQYSQKEREAICQNAWQRRKEQEAKRRKQEEEKERKRAVAKMLKAQRPGECQKYITVVLDPGSCPHSLLLPSTDCCLLSGGLTHASISVILQVEGGEQILSALQAANYSCVFENHAVPCSITWRRKTSQNADGCAERQKETLQSYVAHMMEKMPGRILALAVVGVENYFRSLQVQPKQRLRQTATSGNQEKRGERRKKEAKDSSLDLSRMDVKEALVDLQLSTQVQISIFESSEELGEYATMFTKAVAEAPYKRERENTGFSFYLEKDCCRGVKVDPSGKGLLKVWKRQIQQFNRVSSEMAEAIVSAYPSPQLLIQAYEKCSSDQERENMLANIPVHRGEGVTATSRRIGPELSRRIYLQMTSHDPDLCLDFTG from the exons ATGGTGAGCAGCGGGAGCGAAGAGGGGGTGGACGTTGTCCCTTTGCACGAGAGGGTCAAGATGAGGGTGGGAGCGGAGCCTGAGCCTTTCAACCTGGGCGCTTATGATGAAGGTGAGGCATCTGGGCTTTGTGCTAGTGGTGACCTGATGGCTCCTGGGAGCGAAGGGCTTCGGCAAGACCCGACGCCGTCAAGAGAAGTAGTTTGTGATAGTGAGACTGGTACACACGGTGTTGAGAGATCCTCCTTGTGCTCCTTGCCAGTCGACTCTGACAGGCCTAGTAGCCCCCCGGTAAGCAGAGAAAGGCCAGAAACATCACTCCCTCTTAAGAAGCGACAATATAGTCAGAAGGAACGGGAGGCAATCTGCCAGAATGCGtggcagagaaggaaagagcaagaagcaaagaggaggaagcaggaggaggagaaagagaggaagagagccGTTGCCAAGATGCTGAAGGCTCAGCGGCCAGGAGAGTGCCAGAAATACATAACAGTGGTGCTAGATCCAGGTAGTTGTCctcacagcctgctgctgccttctacTGACTGTTGTCTCCTCTCTGGAGGCCTGACCCATGCATCGATTTCAGTCATCTTACAGGTAGAAGGTGGTGAGCAGATCCTTAGTGCTTTGCAGGCTGCCAATTATTCCTGTGTGTTTGAGAACCACGCTGTTCCCTGCAGCATCACCTGGAGGAGAAAGACATCACAG AATGCTGATGGCTGTGCAGAAAGGCAGAAGGAGACCCTGCAGAGCTATGTGGCTCATATGATGGAGAAAATGCCTGGGAGAATTCTGGCTCTGGCAGTAGTTGGagtagaaaattatttcag GTCTCTCCAAGTTCAGCCAAAACAAAGGCTGCGACAGACAGCCACAAGTGGGAATCAAGAGAAAcggggagaaaggagaaaaaaggaagctAAGGATTCTAGCTTGGACTTATCCAGAATGGATGTGAAAGAA GCCCTGGTGGATCTGCAGCTGAGCACACAAGTCCAAATCAGCATTTTTGAGAGCAGTGAGGAGCTTGGGGAATATGCCACTATGTTCACAAAAGCTGTGGCTGAAGCACCATACAA GCGAGAGCGAGAGAACACAGGGTTCTCTTTCTACTTGGAGAAGGATTGTTGCAGAGGGGTGAAGGTGGATCCTTCTGGAAAGGGTCTCTTGAAAGTTTGGAAGAGGCAGATACAGCAATTTAACCGTGTCAGCTCTGAGATGGCTGAGGCTATCGTGTCTGCCTACCCTTCTCCTCAGCTTCTGATCCAG GCCTATGAGAAATGCTCCTCGGACCAGGAGCGGGAGAACATGCTGGCCAATATCCCTGTGCACCGTGGGGAGGGTGTGACGGCCACCTCCCGGCGCATTGGGCCGGAACTATCCCGACGCATCTATCTGCAGATGACTTCCCACGATCCCGACCTCTGTCTGGATTTTACTGGGTAG
- the EME1 gene encoding crossover junction endonuclease EME1 isoform X1 yields the protein MAESESGSESSEEENLPSFAYLLQPSPCLGEPSRPRSPSPELEVAEVVKMVSSGSEEGVDVVPLHERVKMRVGAEPEPFNLGAYDEGEASGLCASGDLMAPGSEGLRQDPTPSREVVCDSETGTHGVERSSLCSLPVDSDRPSSPPVSRERPETSLPLKKRQYSQKEREAICQNAWQRRKEQEAKRRKQEEEKERKRAVAKMLKAQRPGECQKYITVVLDPVILQVEGGEQILSALQAANYSCVFENHAVPCSITWRRKTSQMGGGDEWTEEPNVLVLLGLEEFLSMAHSYKQNADGCAERQKETLQSYVAHMMEKMPGRILALAVVGVENYFRSLQVQPKQRLRQTATSGNQEKRGERRKKEAKDSSLDLSRMDVKEALVDLQLSTQVQISIFESSEELGEYATMFTKAVAEAPYKRERENTGFSFYLEKDCCRGVKVDPSGKGLLKVWKRQIQQFNRVSSEMAEAIVSAYPSPQLLIQAYEKCSSDQERENMLANIPVHRGEGVTATSRRIGPELSRRIYLQMTSHDPDLCLDFTG from the exons ATGGCGGAGAGCGAGTCGGGATCTGAGAGTAGCGAGGAGGAGAACCTGCCCTCCTTCGCCTACCTGCTGCAGCCGTCCCCATGCCTCGGCGAGCCGAGCCGCCCGCGGTCGCCATCTCCTGAGCTTGAAGTGGCAGAGGTTGTCAAGATGGTGAGCAGCGGGAGCGAAGAGGGGGTGGACGTTGTCCCTTTGCACGAGAGGGTCAAGATGAGGGTGGGAGCGGAGCCTGAGCCTTTCAACCTGGGCGCTTATGATGAAGGTGAGGCATCTGGGCTTTGTGCTAGTGGTGACCTGATGGCTCCTGGGAGCGAAGGGCTTCGGCAAGACCCGACGCCGTCAAGAGAAGTAGTTTGTGATAGTGAGACTGGTACACACGGTGTTGAGAGATCCTCCTTGTGCTCCTTGCCAGTCGACTCTGACAGGCCTAGTAGCCCCCCGGTAAGCAGAGAAAGGCCAGAAACATCACTCCCTCTTAAGAAGCGACAATATAGTCAGAAGGAACGGGAGGCAATCTGCCAGAATGCGtggcagagaaggaaagagcaagaagcaaagaggaggaagcaggaggaggagaaagagaggaagagagccGTTGCCAAGATGCTGAAGGCTCAGCGGCCAGGAGAGTGCCAGAAATACATAACAGTGGTGCTAGATCCAG TCATCTTACAGGTAGAAGGTGGTGAGCAGATCCTTAGTGCTTTGCAGGCTGCCAATTATTCCTGTGTGTTTGAGAACCACGCTGTTCCCTGCAGCATCACCTGGAGGAGAAAGACATCACAG ATGGGAGGAGGAGATGAATGGACAGAAGAACCAAATGTTCTGGTTCTGCTTGGCTTAGAGGAGTTTTTGTCCATGGCTCACAGCTACAAGCAA AATGCTGATGGCTGTGCAGAAAGGCAGAAGGAGACCCTGCAGAGCTATGTGGCTCATATGATGGAGAAAATGCCTGGGAGAATTCTGGCTCTGGCAGTAGTTGGagtagaaaattatttcag GTCTCTCCAAGTTCAGCCAAAACAAAGGCTGCGACAGACAGCCACAAGTGGGAATCAAGAGAAAcggggagaaaggagaaaaaaggaagctAAGGATTCTAGCTTGGACTTATCCAGAATGGATGTGAAAGAA GCCCTGGTGGATCTGCAGCTGAGCACACAAGTCCAAATCAGCATTTTTGAGAGCAGTGAGGAGCTTGGGGAATATGCCACTATGTTCACAAAAGCTGTGGCTGAAGCACCATACAA GCGAGAGCGAGAGAACACAGGGTTCTCTTTCTACTTGGAGAAGGATTGTTGCAGAGGGGTGAAGGTGGATCCTTCTGGAAAGGGTCTCTTGAAAGTTTGGAAGAGGCAGATACAGCAATTTAACCGTGTCAGCTCTGAGATGGCTGAGGCTATCGTGTCTGCCTACCCTTCTCCTCAGCTTCTGATCCAG GCCTATGAGAAATGCTCCTCGGACCAGGAGCGGGAGAACATGCTGGCCAATATCCCTGTGCACCGTGGGGAGGGTGTGACGGCCACCTCCCGGCGCATTGGGCCGGAACTATCCCGACGCATCTATCTGCAGATGACTTCCCACGATCCCGACCTCTGTCTGGATTTTACTGGGTAG
- the LRRC59 gene encoding leucine-rich repeat-containing protein 59 isoform X2 — protein sequence MSRGSGKGLSLKDKLDGNELDLSLCDLNEVPAALPKATVLDLSCNNLISLPSDFCSLMHLVKLDLSKNRLQQLPLDFGRLVNLQHLDLLNNRLVTLPVSFAQLKNLKWLDLKDNPLDPVLAKVAGDCLDEKQCKQAAVKVLQHMKAIQSEQDQQRQRKLQAEREMEKKREAEQRAKEALERELRKREKAEEKERRRREYDAQKAAKQEMEKKTKKETVHTRKPASSSRPPQPPRHKPSWSRSVLRVLLFVLLCILCTLAACKLTELQHQPLCVSVNTLYEDVVAALQNHKTLQNMLQHNSHQ from the exons ATGTCGCGGGGCAGcgggaaggggctcagcctaAAGGACAAGCTGGACGGGAACGAGCTGGACCTGAGCCTTTGCGACCTGAATGAAGTGCCG GCCGCTCTTCCGAAAGCTACTGTCTTGGATTTGTCCTGTAACAACCTCATTTCCTTGCCG tCAGACTTCTGCAGTTTGATGCATCTGGTGAAACTGGATTTGAGTAAAAATCGGTTGCAACAGCTGCCCTTGGACTTTGGCCGCCTGGTCAATCTGCAGCACTTGGACCTCCTGAACAACCGCTTGGTCACCCTGCCAGTCAGCTTTGCACAGCTCAAG AACCTGAAGTGGCTGGATCTGAAGGACAATCCCCTGGATCCTGTCCTGGCAAAAGTGGCAGGTGACTGTCTGGATGAGAAGCAGTGTAAGCAGGCTGCTGTCAAG GTACTGCAGCACATGAAAGCAATCCAGTCTGAGCAAGATCAACAACGGCAGCGGAAACTCCAGGCAGAGAGAG AAATGGAGAAGAAGCGTGAAGCAGAACAGCGAGcaaaggaggctctggagagagaaCTGCGGAAGCGAgagaaggcagaggaaaaggagcGCAGAAGGCGAGAGTACGATGCTCAGAAAGCTGCAAAAcaggagatggaaaagaaaactaaaaaggAAACAGTGCACACCCGAA AGCCGGCCTCCAGCTCCCGTCCCCCTCAGCCTCCCCGGCACAAGCCCTCGTGGTCGCGGTCAGTGCTGAGAGTCCtgctctttgtgctgctctgcatcctCTGTACCCTGGCTGCCTGCAAGCTGACGGAGCTGCAGCATCAACCTCTGTGTGTCAGCGTGAACACGCTCTACGAGGACgtggtggctgctctgcagaaccACAAAACCCTGCAGAACATGCTACAGCACAACTCGCACCAGTGA
- the LRRC59 gene encoding leucine-rich repeat-containing protein 59 isoform X1 → MSRGSGKGLSLKDKLDGNELDLSLCDLNEVPVRELAALPKATVLDLSCNNLISLPSDFCSLMHLVKLDLSKNRLQQLPLDFGRLVNLQHLDLLNNRLVTLPVSFAQLKNLKWLDLKDNPLDPVLAKVAGDCLDEKQCKQAAVKVLQHMKAIQSEQDQQRQRKLQAEREMEKKREAEQRAKEALERELRKREKAEEKERRRREYDAQKAAKQEMEKKTKKETVHTRKPASSSRPPQPPRHKPSWSRSVLRVLLFVLLCILCTLAACKLTELQHQPLCVSVNTLYEDVVAALQNHKTLQNMLQHNSHQ, encoded by the exons ATGTCGCGGGGCAGcgggaaggggctcagcctaAAGGACAAGCTGGACGGGAACGAGCTGGACCTGAGCCTTTGCGACCTGAATGAAGTGCCGGTGCGGGAGCTG GCCGCTCTTCCGAAAGCTACTGTCTTGGATTTGTCCTGTAACAACCTCATTTCCTTGCCG tCAGACTTCTGCAGTTTGATGCATCTGGTGAAACTGGATTTGAGTAAAAATCGGTTGCAACAGCTGCCCTTGGACTTTGGCCGCCTGGTCAATCTGCAGCACTTGGACCTCCTGAACAACCGCTTGGTCACCCTGCCAGTCAGCTTTGCACAGCTCAAG AACCTGAAGTGGCTGGATCTGAAGGACAATCCCCTGGATCCTGTCCTGGCAAAAGTGGCAGGTGACTGTCTGGATGAGAAGCAGTGTAAGCAGGCTGCTGTCAAG GTACTGCAGCACATGAAAGCAATCCAGTCTGAGCAAGATCAACAACGGCAGCGGAAACTCCAGGCAGAGAGAG AAATGGAGAAGAAGCGTGAAGCAGAACAGCGAGcaaaggaggctctggagagagaaCTGCGGAAGCGAgagaaggcagaggaaaaggagcGCAGAAGGCGAGAGTACGATGCTCAGAAAGCTGCAAAAcaggagatggaaaagaaaactaaaaaggAAACAGTGCACACCCGAA AGCCGGCCTCCAGCTCCCGTCCCCCTCAGCCTCCCCGGCACAAGCCCTCGTGGTCGCGGTCAGTGCTGAGAGTCCtgctctttgtgctgctctgcatcctCTGTACCCTGGCTGCCTGCAAGCTGACGGAGCTGCAGCATCAACCTCTGTGTGTCAGCGTGAACACGCTCTACGAGGACgtggtggctgctctgcagaaccACAAAACCCTGCAGAACATGCTACAGCACAACTCGCACCAGTGA
- the MRPL27 gene encoding 39S ribosomal protein L27, mitochondrial: MAALGRLFLTTHHTSLVAVRWASKKSGGSSKNLGGRSPGKRYGFKKVEGAFVHAGNILATQRLIRWHPGAHVGMGRNKTLYALEDGIVRYTKEVYVPPPRSSESRDVICQLPKGAVLYKTFISVVPTTEVGSFKLVNML, from the exons ATGGCGGCGCTGGGACGGCTGT TTCTAACCACTCACCATACAAGCTTGGTTGCTGTCAGATGGGCTTCTAAGAAAAGTGGGGGCAGCTCGAAAAACCTAGGTGGCCGCAGCCCAGGGAAACGCTATGGGTTCAAAAAAGTCGAAG GTGCATTTGTCCATGCAGGAAACATTTTGGCTACGCAGCGGTTGATCCGCTGGCATCCCGGCGCTCAC GTGGGGATGGGCCGTAACAAGACACTCTATGCACTGGAGGATGGGATTGTGAGATACACCAAAGAGGTCTACGTGCCCCCACCCCGCAGCAGCGAGAGCAGGGATGTGATCTGCCAGCTGCCCAAAGGAGCAGTCCTTTATAAAACTTTTATCAGTGTTGTCCCTACCACAGAGGTAGGAAGCTTCAAACTCGTCAACATGCTGTGA